A genomic region of Nostoc sp. UHCC 0702 contains the following coding sequences:
- a CDS encoding transposase, with translation MKRTVSIPVDLPSERFLPLMNQCAEIFNAHIDWAIANSTYNKNKAHKELYHLLRVQYPSVPSALLQTVRDNALEAIKATKFQSIPKKKPTSGLRYDKRTMTLRGKQLTLSCLGKRVTLILDVPDYFKEIFETWEFCGATVTYTKNQAQFWVRLVFETEDPQQIEGRIQGIDRGLYHQAVTSDGQFFSSSKIRAVQRRYLHNRRKLQQKGTRSSKRRLKAMSGREKRFMKDTNHCVSKKLANQPLIAVFVLEDLSSIRTQRRGTPVALCRGTRPPHWLKKMNKWLGSWAFYQQEQFLAYKAEALGKRVVHQDPRYTSQKCNICKHIRRTNRSYSRFHCKNCGHRTHADLNAAKNVRDDYILSSTQGTEEQASVNMPYVRADSLG, from the coding sequence ATGAAACGTACTGTTAGTATCCCAGTTGATTTACCATCAGAAAGGTTTTTACCTCTGATGAACCAGTGTGCAGAAATATTTAATGCACACATTGACTGGGCTATTGCTAACAGCACCTACAACAAAAACAAGGCACACAAGGAACTGTATCACTTGTTAAGAGTTCAGTATCCGAGTGTGCCTTCTGCGTTATTGCAAACAGTTCGGGATAACGCACTTGAGGCAATTAAAGCCACAAAATTTCAGAGCATTCCCAAGAAAAAACCGACATCAGGATTAAGATATGATAAGCGCACGATGACGCTTAGAGGAAAACAATTAACTCTTAGTTGCCTTGGTAAGCGAGTTACTTTGATTCTTGATGTTCCTGATTATTTCAAAGAAATTTTTGAAACTTGGGAATTTTGTGGAGCGACTGTCACCTACACTAAAAACCAAGCGCAATTTTGGGTGAGGTTAGTTTTTGAGACGGAAGACCCACAACAAATAGAAGGAAGAATCCAAGGAATTGACAGAGGTTTGTATCACCAAGCTGTTACCAGTGATGGTCAATTTTTCAGTTCTTCTAAAATCAGAGCAGTACAAAGACGTTATTTACACAATCGCCGTAAGCTCCAACAAAAAGGCACTCGCAGTTCCAAACGTCGTTTAAAAGCGATGTCTGGTCGTGAGAAGCGGTTCATGAAGGATACGAATCATTGTGTAAGTAAAAAACTAGCCAACCAACCCTTAATTGCAGTTTTTGTACTAGAGGATTTGTCCAGTATTCGCACACAGCGACGGGGCACGCCAGTTGCTTTATGCCGGGGAACCCGTCCACCGCACTGGCTCAAAAAAATGAATAAATGGTTGGGTAGTTGGGCTTTTTACCAACAAGAACAATTCCTGGCTTACAAAGCAGAAGCACTGGGTAAGCGGGTAGTCCACCAAGACCCTCGTTACACCTCACAGAAATGCAATATCTGTAAGCACATTCGACGGACAAACCGCTCCTATTCCAGATTCCATTGTAAAAACTGTGGACATCGGACGCACGCAGATCTCAATGCTGCTAAGAATGTCAGGGATGACTATATTCTCTCCTCTACCCAAGGGACAGAGGAGCAGGCATCAGTCAATATGCCGTATGTAAGAGCCGATTCTCTCGGTTAG
- a CDS encoding CoA-binding protein: protein MNLTPDSKVIIQGFSEFISATHIAQMKAYGTNLVACVNPGCGGQQLYDLQLFDLVEEIVAQFGTIDTTIISVHPYQVLDAALEAIASDIRQIIIISAGVPPLDMVELLRKTEACETLIVGPNSPGIIVPGKILLGTHPSEFYTPGRVGIVSRSSTLTYEVARELTKAGFGQSICVSIGSDAIVGSSFLQWLQILDEDDTTEAIVLVGQPGGDSEEAAARYITEAIDKPVIAYIAGTQVPLAKNWHQTGTLATVIGRPPNFGTAQSKLAAFQAAEVPVAERPSLIPELLKKAID, encoded by the coding sequence ATGAACCTAACGCCAGACAGCAAAGTAATCATTCAAGGCTTCAGTGAATTTATCTCGGCAACTCATATTGCTCAAATGAAAGCTTATGGTACAAATTTAGTTGCTTGTGTCAATCCTGGATGTGGTGGACAGCAACTCTACGATCTCCAGTTATTTGATTTAGTTGAGGAAATAGTAGCCCAATTTGGAACAATTGACACAACAATTATCAGTGTACATCCTTACCAAGTTCTGGATGCAGCATTAGAAGCGATCGCCTCTGATATTCGTCAGATTATTATTATTTCTGCTGGCGTGCCACCTTTAGATATGGTGGAATTACTCCGCAAAACCGAGGCATGTGAAACTTTGATAGTTGGGCCGAATAGTCCCGGAATCATTGTACCTGGGAAAATTCTCTTAGGTACTCATCCTAGCGAATTTTATACACCTGGGCGTGTGGGTATTGTCAGTCGCAGCAGCACCTTAACATATGAAGTGGCCAGGGAATTAACAAAAGCAGGCTTTGGGCAATCGATTTGTGTCAGCATTGGTAGTGATGCGATCGTTGGTTCATCATTTCTGCAATGGCTGCAAATTCTCGATGAAGATGATACTACAGAAGCGATCGTTTTAGTTGGTCAACCTGGTGGTGATAGCGAAGAAGCAGCGGCGCGATATATTACTGAGGCAATTGACAAACCGGTAATCGCCTACATCGCAGGTACACAAGTACCACTAGCAAAAAATTGGCATCAGACAGGAACTTTAGCAACAGTTATAGGACGCCCTCCAAACTTTGGCACTGCACAAAGCAAATTAGCTGCCTTTCAAGCAGCAGAAGTCCCTGTCGCTGAACGCCCTTCTCTAATTCCAGAATTGTTAAAGAAGGCGATTGATTAA
- the purU gene encoding formyltetrahydrofolate deformylase, giving the protein MTNPTATLLISCPDQRGLVAKIANFIYANGGNIIHSDQHTDFAAGLFLMRIEWQLNGFNLPRDLIGPAFNAIAQPLGAKWELHFSDTIRRIAIWVSRQDHCLFDLIWRQRAGEFAAEIPLIISNHSHFQEVAQQFGIDYHHIPINKDNKVEQEAKQLELLWQYQIDLVILAKYMQIVSADFITQFPQIINIHHSFLPAFVGANPYHRAFERGVKIIGATAHYATAELDAGPIIEQDVVRVSHRDEVDDLIRKGKDLERIVLGRSVRLHLQNRVLVYGNRTVVFE; this is encoded by the coding sequence ATGACTAATCCGACCGCAACATTGCTCATTTCCTGTCCTGACCAAAGAGGACTAGTAGCGAAAATTGCTAATTTTATCTATGCCAATGGTGGCAATATTATCCACTCAGACCAGCATACAGATTTCGCTGCTGGCTTATTTCTGATGCGTATTGAATGGCAATTAAATGGGTTTAATTTACCCAGAGATTTAATTGGCCCAGCATTTAATGCCATTGCCCAACCTTTAGGTGCTAAATGGGAACTCCACTTTTCTGATACTATTCGACGTATCGCTATTTGGGTAAGCAGACAAGACCATTGTCTGTTTGACTTAATTTGGCGACAACGCGCGGGAGAATTTGCTGCTGAAATTCCTTTAATTATCAGTAACCATTCTCATTTCCAAGAAGTAGCGCAACAGTTTGGTATTGACTACCACCACATCCCTATTAATAAAGATAATAAAGTTGAACAGGAAGCTAAACAATTAGAATTACTCTGGCAATATCAAATTGATTTGGTTATATTAGCCAAATATATGCAAATCGTCAGTGCAGATTTTATTACTCAATTTCCGCAAATTATTAATATTCATCACTCATTTTTACCTGCTTTTGTGGGTGCAAATCCTTATCATCGAGCATTTGAACGTGGTGTTAAAATTATTGGAGCAACTGCTCATTATGCCACTGCCGAATTAGATGCTGGCCCAATTATTGAACAGGATGTAGTGAGAGTTAGTCACCGGGATGAAGTTGATGATTTGATTAGAAAGGGTAAGGATTTAGAGCGAATTGTTTTAGGTAGATCTGTGCGTTTACATTTGCAAAATCGTGTCTTGGTGTATGGAAATCGGACAGTGGTTTTTGAGTAA
- a CDS encoding radical SAM protein: MPNRNYLFYALTNSICSKCLVKVEAKIIFQDDCVYLVKHCPTHGQEKVLIADDIEYYKKSLEFIKPGDMPLRFNTPIKYGCPYDCGLCADHEQHSCLTLVELTDKCNLSCPICYADSGAEEVSAISHQPRRHRSLAQIEKMIDAVVANEGEPQIVQLSGGEPTIHPEFFQILDIAKGKPIKHLMINTNGVRIAKDKSFCDRLSQYMPGIELYLQFDSFETEVLQELRGVDLRDVREKAINHLNEYNISTTLVVTLKKGLNDHEIGKIIEYALQQKCIRGVTFQPIQVAGRLEGFDPQQDRYTLTEVRRSILQQSPYFKPEDILPVPCHPDCLAMAYALKLNGKVIPLTGLINPDVFVDILPNSVLYEQNEELKRHIFQLFSTSHSPNSAAASLKQLLCCLPMIPVPEGINYSNVFRVMIVQFLDPFNFDVRSVKRSCIHIVHPDGRIIPFDTFNIFYREGSAGYHLVNNR; the protein is encoded by the coding sequence ATGCCTAACCGTAATTATCTTTTTTATGCTTTGACAAATAGCATTTGCTCAAAATGTCTTGTGAAAGTAGAAGCAAAAATCATTTTTCAAGATGACTGTGTTTACTTAGTTAAACACTGTCCCACCCACGGGCAAGAAAAAGTTTTAATAGCTGACGATATTGAATACTATAAAAAATCTCTGGAATTCATTAAACCTGGAGATATGCCTTTGAGGTTTAATACACCAATAAAATATGGCTGTCCTTATGATTGCGGACTTTGTGCTGACCATGAACAGCACAGTTGTTTAACTTTAGTAGAATTAACAGATAAATGTAATCTTTCCTGCCCGATTTGTTATGCTGATTCTGGTGCAGAAGAAGTTTCTGCAATATCGCATCAACCCCGTCGCCATCGCAGTTTAGCACAGATTGAAAAAATGATTGATGCGGTAGTGGCGAACGAAGGAGAACCACAAATAGTACAATTAAGTGGTGGTGAACCAACCATACACCCAGAGTTTTTTCAAATTCTAGATATAGCTAAAGGCAAGCCCATTAAGCATTTAATGATTAATACCAATGGTGTGAGGATTGCCAAGGATAAATCTTTTTGCGATCGCCTCAGTCAATATATGCCAGGAATTGAATTATATCTCCAATTTGATAGCTTTGAAACCGAAGTTTTACAGGAATTACGCGGTGTTGATTTACGGGATGTTCGAGAAAAAGCAATTAACCATCTCAACGAATATAATATTTCCACTACTTTAGTCGTTACTCTCAAAAAAGGATTGAATGACCATGAAATTGGCAAAATTATAGAGTATGCTTTACAACAAAAGTGCATTCGGGGCGTGACTTTTCAACCAATACAAGTAGCAGGAAGATTAGAGGGATTTGACCCTCAGCAGGATAGATATACATTAACAGAAGTTCGCAGGTCGATTCTTCAACAAAGTCCCTATTTTAAACCGGAAGATATATTACCAGTTCCTTGCCATCCAGATTGTTTAGCGATGGCTTATGCACTGAAATTAAATGGTAAAGTAATACCACTAACTGGATTAATTAATCCAGATGTTTTTGTGGATATATTACCTAATAGCGTACTTTATGAGCAAAATGAAGAATTAAAGCGGCATATTTTTCAATTATTTTCTACGAGTCATTCTCCAAACTCCGCAGCAGCATCATTAAAACAACTTTTGTGTTGCTTACCGATGATACCTGTACCTGAAGGTATTAACTATAGTAATGTATTTCGAGTCATGATTGTGCAGTTTCTTGACCCATTTAACTTTGATGTTCGTTCAGTCAAGCGTTCCTGTATTCATATCGTTCACCCAGATGGGAGAATTATTCCCTTTGATACCTTTAATATTTTTTACCGCGAGGGTAGCGCTGGATATCATTTGGTTAATAACCGCTAA
- a CDS encoding succinate--CoA ligase subunit beta, which translates to MDLLEYQVKEWFGEIGIPVLPSQRIDHPTELKRLKINYPIVLKSQVHASERVKAGGVRVVETTIDAIAAAQTIFKLPIWGELPEVLLAESKYDGQEEFYLAVVLDTAVCRPVLLGCKEADIDWETAGERMHHVVVKQEFSSFYARRLALKMGLQGTLMLSVSSVLEKMYELFVQKDLDLVEVNPLAINASGEVMALNGKVSINERAMGRHPEIAEIAVKIASRRESSQMNGHSRDLNGSETQGKIGILGNGTGSIMATFDLVVSAGGQPGNSLNLRHAFPTDTSPTTFCDRLAKGLDILASDKSIQVILLNLLGSVPQAEEVAQVIAKFVQHENGELNSQVVRTNGTRSSWESDFPHLVVRLAGSDFNVANNFLATLKTQGDALILVENLDEAVAEAVHLTKPTAYKKVRKI; encoded by the coding sequence ATGGATTTATTAGAGTACCAAGTTAAAGAATGGTTTGGGGAAATAGGCATTCCCGTATTGCCCTCGCAACGTATTGACCATCCTACAGAACTGAAGCGGTTAAAAATTAACTATCCGATTGTACTGAAGTCTCAGGTACATGCCAGTGAAAGGGTAAAAGCAGGTGGAGTCAGGGTTGTAGAAACTACCATTGATGCGATCGCAGCTGCACAAACAATCTTCAAATTGCCAATTTGGGGCGAGTTACCAGAAGTTTTACTGGCAGAATCTAAGTATGATGGTCAAGAAGAATTTTATTTAGCTGTAGTTTTAGATACCGCTGTTTGCCGACCAGTACTTTTAGGTTGTAAAGAAGCAGATATAGATTGGGAAACGGCAGGGGAAAGAATGCACCATGTTGTGGTTAAACAAGAATTTTCCTCTTTTTACGCACGGCGACTGGCTTTGAAAATGGGTTTACAAGGTACGCTGATGCTGTCAGTTAGCAGCGTCCTGGAAAAGATGTACGAGTTATTTGTGCAAAAAGACTTGGATCTAGTGGAAGTTAATCCGTTGGCAATCAACGCTTCTGGTGAAGTGATGGCTCTCAATGGTAAAGTCAGCATCAATGAACGAGCTATGGGTCGTCATCCAGAAATTGCTGAGATAGCAGTCAAAATTGCCAGCCGTCGTGAGAGTAGCCAGATGAATGGTCACTCACGCGACTTGAATGGTTCAGAAACGCAAGGTAAAATTGGCATTCTCGGTAATGGCACTGGTTCGATTATGGCAACCTTCGATTTAGTTGTGAGTGCTGGTGGTCAACCTGGTAATTCTCTCAACCTGCGTCATGCTTTTCCCACTGATACCTCACCGACTACCTTTTGCGATCGCTTGGCGAAAGGTCTGGATATCTTAGCTAGTGACAAAAGCATTCAAGTCATACTCCTTAACCTCCTAGGTAGCGTTCCTCAAGCAGAAGAAGTCGCCCAAGTCATTGCCAAATTTGTGCAACACGAAAATGGCGAACTCAACTCCCAAGTTGTACGCACTAATGGCACTAGAAGCTCATGGGAATCTGATTTTCCGCACTTAGTTGTTCGTCTTGCTGGTTCTGATTTCAATGTTGCTAATAATTTTTTAGCAACATTAAAAACTCAGGGCGATGCCTTGATACTGGTGGAAAATTTAGATGAGGCGGTAGCAGAAGCAGTCCATCTTACCAAGCCAACCGCTTACAAAAAAGTTAGAAAAATTTAA
- a CDS encoding prolipoprotein diacylglyceryl transferase: MTFPIYFWLGPLRIHPHILFESLAYATAFRLLLRNVRKDSISASQRGSVMVGGMVGALIGAKVLVGLQHIDLIWQNLEQLLLILLQGKTVVGALLGGLIGVEITKKIIGVNQSTGDVFVYPLIVGTGIGRIGCFLTGLSDRTYGIATSLPWGVDFGDGIFRHPTQLYEIIFLLILILFLKVRSRYNYQNGDLFKFYLVLYFSFRFLIDFIKPEFRPLLGLSAIQFACLLTLLYYRQTIPQIFQTKI; encoded by the coding sequence ATGACTTTTCCTATTTATTTTTGGTTAGGGCCATTGCGGATTCATCCTCATATTTTGTTTGAATCTTTGGCTTATGCCACTGCCTTTCGTTTATTATTGCGAAATGTCCGCAAAGATTCGATTTCAGCCAGCCAACGCGGCTCTGTGATGGTCGGTGGTATGGTTGGTGCTTTAATTGGTGCTAAAGTGCTGGTTGGATTGCAACACATAGACTTGATTTGGCAAAACCTAGAGCAATTACTACTAATTCTCCTACAAGGAAAAACAGTAGTCGGCGCACTCTTGGGTGGACTGATTGGTGTGGAAATTACCAAAAAAATTATTGGTGTTAATCAGTCTACTGGTGATGTATTTGTCTATCCGTTAATTGTAGGCACAGGTATTGGCAGGATTGGTTGCTTTTTGACAGGTTTGAGCGATCGCACTTATGGAATTGCCACAAGCTTACCTTGGGGTGTCGATTTTGGCGATGGTATTTTCCGTCATCCTACACAATTATATGAAATTATATTTTTATTAATTTTAATTTTATTTTTGAAAGTTCGCAGTCGATATAACTATCAAAATGGCGATTTATTTAAATTTTATTTAGTTTTATATTTCAGCTTTCGTTTTTTGATAGATTTTATTAAACCAGAGTTTCGTCCTCTTTTAGGTTTAAGTGCAATTCAATTTGCTTGTCTCTTAACTCTACTATACTATCGCCAAACTATTCCCCAAATATTCCAAACAAAAATATAG
- the tnpA gene encoding IS200/IS605 family transposase — translation MEILSSSHAKHCLGYHIIFCPKYRHQILEGAVEVELKRIIGETCKTYGWILHALEIMPDHVHVFVQVDHTTAPVEIAKTMKSISAVHIFNTFKDLKKRRFWGSGMWSDGTFYSSVGGVSQEAVKRYIETQKDRG, via the coding sequence ATGGAAATACTATCAAGTTCACACGCTAAACACTGCTTGGGATACCACATTATCTTTTGCCCTAAATATCGTCATCAAATCCTTGAAGGCGCAGTAGAGGTAGAGTTAAAACGCATCATTGGGGAAACTTGCAAAACTTATGGATGGATACTTCATGCACTAGAAATCATGCCTGACCACGTTCATGTATTTGTGCAAGTAGATCACACCACTGCACCAGTAGAAATCGCTAAAACCATGAAATCAATTTCTGCTGTGCATATATTTAATACATTCAAAGACCTTAAAAAACGTCGCTTTTGGGGTTCAGGAATGTGGAGTGATGGCACATTTTACTCTTCTGTTGGCGGAGTCTCCCAAGAAGCAGTGAAGCGATATATTGAGACTCAGAAAGACAGAGGGTAA